Proteins encoded in a region of the Salvelinus fontinalis isolate EN_2023a chromosome 17, ASM2944872v1, whole genome shotgun sequence genome:
- the LOC129814063 gene encoding dnaJ homolog subfamily B member 6-like, which produces MVEYYHILGVLRNASQEDIKKAYRKLALKWHPDKNPENKEEAEKKFKELSEAYEVLSDANKRNMYDRYGKAGLTTNSGGGVGHYHNGDHFNEGFTFRNPEDVFREFFGGRDPFADFFGGDPFGDEFFGAGRRHHRGVSRSRTGGPFFGGFGGFPPFGAGFTAFDPGFTSFGHMGHMGHMGPMGHMSHMGHLGGGGGGGHGGFTAFSSTSFGGGSGGGGGGMGNFRSVSTSTKFINGRKITTKRIVENGQERVEVEEDGQLRSLTVNGAKPIATVQAVQQEECRQTVTAHSSSAHASRSPVPRPPYHHVKTSSHRPTPDREEGRSPASVHSENKRKKPMPEPTEDAKKRKT; this is translated from the exons ATGGTGGAATATTATCACATTTTAGGAGTCCTAAGAAATGCATCTCAAGAAGACATAAAAAAAGC GTACAGAAAATTGGCACTAAAATGGCATCCTGACAAAAACCCAGAAAATAAGGAAGAGGCAGAGAAGAAGTTCAAAGAACTTTCTGAGGCCTATGAGGTTCTGTCAGATG CCAACAAGAGGAACATGTATGATCGCTATGGTAAAGCAGGCCTAACAACAAACAGCGGAGGAGGTG TTGGACATTACCACAATGGTGATCACTTCAACGAAGGGTTCACGTTCCGCAATCCTGAAGATGTCTTCAGAGAGTTCTTTGGCGGTCGAGATCCTTTTGCGGATTTCTTTG GAGGGGATCCGTTTGGGGATGAGTTCTTCGGTGCAGGGAGGAGGCACCACAGGGGAGTGAGCAGGAGTCGAACGGGGGGACCCTTCTTCGGAGGATTCGGTGGCTTCCCACCGTTTGGTGCAGGCTTCACAGCGTTTGACCCAG GCTTTACTTCTTTCGGACACATGGGTCACATGGGTCATATGGGTCCTATGGGCCATATGAGTCACATGGGTCatctgggaggaggaggaggaggaggccatGGTGGCTTCACTgccttctcctccacctcctttgGTGGCgggagtggaggtggaggaggcggGATGGGCAACTTCCGCTCTGTATCAACCTCCACCAAATTCATCAACGGCAGGAAAATCACAACAAAAAG AATTGTGGAGAATGGACAGGAACGCGTAGAGGTGGAAGAAGACGGACAGTTAAGATCACTAACCGTCAATG GGGCAAAGCCTATTGCCACAGTTCAAGCAGTCCAACAGGAGGAGTGCAGACAAACTGTTACTGCACACTCCTCCAGTGCACATGCCTCCCGGTCCCCTGTTCCCCGTCCTCCTTATCATCATGTAAAGACTTCCTCCCACAGGCCCactccagacagagaggagggaaggagccCAGCTTCAG TACACAGTGAAAACAAGAGGAAGAAACCCATGCCTGAGCCCACAGAGGATGCCAAAAAGAGAAAAACATGA